The Toxoplasma gondii ME49 chromosome XII, whole genome shotgun sequence genome includes a region encoding these proteins:
- the AP2XII3 gene encoding AP2 domain transcription factor AP2XII-3 (encoded by transcript TGME49_246660), whose translation MNASEEENAFVASVPSFFGLQEESLMVQAGNTAGFRPAEQHQIWSRYEKDAQTEGHAAPQAAEAGYYSATSNSSAAETRAKLSLVDREPDECRAMQWMLANRTNTPVCDAQEEQEHGVPVPLRTSDCPYLDHEGTLLGWDPQWLCHSLPHTDFYALYSYNQMSSFCFPACHNALTASVPEYFSSVPACGDASLQSRFEPQGTCSLTPACIRYSPTEEDQNLLRSFWAFTGGTCPRLPLSIRAAVPANCSPAPAEESFLMHVPTSCPPCPSNSSSAASYSEPFGCRQKSPRLKQRMSSHQERKRKKAEGRSRNGAPGRQGSTRSNQAYHGRKTGVELKLSPLQTSTPSLSPPAAELDSLTPCSESPGKLPEPVSHPSISASHEELALCLPDMQRLGLLRQQPVSAVSSCVSFSPGASHRDQTGFCRPPPRAPHRKRRPRRALTERSTRGTGNSGGLDHPIPRFVSSLLGPLADVDWRNPIAGCHLSNKFGYLRCDRTGEPVFSHRWEGGCEGVLFDNQKSLWKVRCYGKGKVLTKSFSPKLLGGFEAAKTVATLYRIRAAEREEVLTQKLRELALDWKQHQGEPYGVVNLPDGGIPLSGTTIVNRENLMIPSSAGLETVVDGILRNEGESGKDSPESLLNAAMIIVSQMQCQHNVAEGEM comes from the coding sequence ATGAAtgcgtctgaagaagagaatgcTTTTGTTGCCAGTGTCCCATCCTTCTTTGGCCTCCAAGAAGAATCATTAATGGTCCAAGCGGGCAACACTGCCGGTTTTCGACCGGCGGAACAGCACCAGATATGGAGCAGATATGAGAAAGATGCCCAAACGGAAGGGCACGCTGCACCGCAGGCAGCGGAAGCCGGGTACTATTCAGCAACCAGCAATTCCTCCGCTGCTGAGACAAGGGCAAAACTCTCATTAGTGGACAGAGAGCCGGATGAGTGTAGAGCCATGCAGTGGATGTTGGCGAACAGAACGAATACTCCTGTATGTGATGCTCAGGAGGAACAAGAACACGGGGTACCTGTACCTTTGAGAACGAGTGATTGTCCATATCTAGATCACGAAGGCACGCTTTTAGGGTGGGACCCTCAGTGGCTCTGCCACTCTCTCCCTCATACCGACTTTTACGCTCTTTATTCATACAACCAAATGAGTTCCTTTTGTTTCCCCGCATGTCACAATGCTTTAACGGCTTCTGTGCCAGAGTATTTTTCTTCAGTCCCTGCTTGTGGTGAtgcgtctctccagtctAGGTTTGAACCACAAGGCACCTGTAGCTTGACCCCCGCGTGCATTCGTTACTCGCCCACTGAGGAAGATCAGAACCTTTTACGGTCTTTCTGGGCCTTCACAGGAGGCACATGCCCacgtctccctctgtctatAAGAGCGGCCGTGCCAGCGAACTGTTCTCCGGCTCCCGCCGAGGAGTCCTTCCTCATGCATGTTCCAACTTCGTGCCCGCCTTGTCCTTCaaactcttcttctgctgcctcttATAGTGAGCCATTCGGGTGCAGACAGAAGTCGCCACGCCTAAAACAAAGAATGTCATCGCAccaggagaggaagcggaaaaaggcagaaggGCGAAGTCGAAATGGAGCTCCTGGACGACAGGGATCGACTCGGAGTAATCAAGCATATCACGGAAGGAAGACCGGAGTAGAATTGAAACTGTCACCCTTACAGACGTCAACACCTTCTCTATCTCCGCCTGCGGCTGAGCTCGACTCTCTAACTCCCTGCAGTGAATCGCCTGGCAAACTCCCGGAACCGGTATCACATCCGTCCATTTCGGCGTCCCATGAGGAACTGGCTCTCTGTCTACCAGATATGCAGCGTCTGGGTCTTTTGAGACAGcagcctgtctctgccgtgTCATCCTGTGTGTCATTCTCTCCTGGTGCAAGCCATAGAGACCAGACAGGCTTTTGTCGTCCGCCCCCACGAGCCCCTCATCGGAAACGACGGCCACGAAGGGCCTTAACCGAGAGATCGACAAGAGGGACGGGCAATTCTGGGGGTCTCGATCATCCTATTCcgcgttttgtctcctctctccttggcCCTCTGGCCGATGTCGACTGGAGAAATCCGATTGCTGGATGTCACCTGTCCAATAAATTCGGTTACTTGAGGTGTGACAGAACAGGAGAGCCTGTCTTTTCGCACCGCTGGGAGGGCGGGTGTGAAGGCGTCCTTTTCGACAACCAGAAAAGTCTGTGGAAAGTGCGATGTTATGGAAAAGGGAAGGTCCTAACGAAAAGTTTTTCTCCAAAGCTTCTAGGCGGGTTTGAGGCGGCCAAAACCGTAGCTACATTGTACCGAATAAGGGCggcagaacgagaagaagtgCTGACACAAAAATTGAGGGAACTTGCTCTGGACTGGAAGCAACATCAAGGGGAGCCATATGGAGTTGTAAACCTGCCGGACGGCGGCATTCCCTTGTCAGGGACCACTATCGTGAACCGAGAAAACCTAATgattccttcttctgcgggTTTGGAGACGGTCGTGGACGGCATCTTGAGGAACGAAGGGGAGTCGGGTAAAGACTCGCCTGAGTCGCTTCTCAATGCAGCAATGATCATCGTCTCCCAAATGCAATGTCAACACAACGTAGCGGAAGGGGAAATGTGA